The window GTCGCGCAGCGGCTCACAGTCCGGATCCATGTTGATCCAGACCCACCCGCCCCAAGTGTCGACGTTGACGGCGCGCAGCCGGGTGTTCCCGGGCGTCAGCGCGCCCTGCCAGTCCTGCTGCTCGGGTATGTGGATGCATGCCCCATCGAGCCCGTAGGTCCAGCCGTGGAATCCGCAGACGAAGGACTTTCTTGCCCGCCCGCAGGCATTCTTGGCACCTTCGGGGGTATCCACCAGCCGACGGCCGCGATGCATGCAGACGTTGTGGTGTGCGGTGTATTCGTCGGCGCCGGTACGCACCACGATGATCGAATCGTCGAGGATGTCGTAGGTGAGGTAACTGCCGATCTCGGGAAGGTCTTCGACGCGGCCCACCTGCTGCCAAACCTTGCGCCACAGTCTGTCTCGTTCGGCGCGGGCGTATTCGGGTGAGATGTAGGCTTCGACGCCGATCGTCACCGGCGCGGACAGCTCCTCAACGGCGTTCTTGTCGCGATCGGTGATGTTCATGGTTGATTCAGTCACGGTGACCTCGCTTCCTGAACCGGATCGTGCGCGGCGGTGTGGCGGCACGAAAGGAACATTTTTGAAAGAACGGAGCAGACTCGTCGGCCGCGAGGCGCGGTGGGGGGGCTCAGTCGACCGCCCCCGGCACCGCACACCACAACGAGCCGGCCGTCGAGCTTCAAGACATCGGCCATGCCCTTTGGTCAGCCTGCGCTTTCCGGCGCGTAGCCGAGAATTGCCTTGGTTTCAAGGTATTCGTGGAAGCCGAACTCGCCCCATTCGCGGCCGTTGCCGCTGCGCTTGTAACCGCCGAATCCGGCGTGGAAGTCGAATCCGTCGTTGATCACCACCCATCCCGACCGCAGCCGGCGGGCGACCGCCTGAGCCTTCTCCAGGTCGTTGGCCGCGACGTAGCCGGCCAGGCCGTAATCTGTGTCGTTGGCGATCTCGACGGCATCGTCGACGTTGTCGTAACCGAGGATGGCCAGCACCGGACCGAAGATTTCCTCGCGCGCAATGGTCATCTCGTTGCTGACGTTGGCGAAAACGGTGGGTTTTATGTAATAGCCCGTTTCCAGCCCATCGGGACGGCCGGTCCCGCCGGTAACCAGCGTGGCGCCCTCGTCGATGCCCTTCTGGATCAGCGACTGGATCTTGTCGAACTGCGCGCGGGAAACCACCGGGCCCAGCGCGACATCCCCGGTGGGGTCGCCCACCGTGAGCTTTTCGGTAGCCTCTCGGGCGACGTCGGCGGCTTCGTCCATGCGCGCGCTGGGTACCAGCATGCGCGAAGGCGCACTGCACGATTGCCCGGAATTGCTCATCAGGTTGGCGACGCCGCTGCCGACATTGGCGGCGAATGCCGCGTCGTCGAGGATGATGTTGGGGCCTTTACCGCCCAGCTCCTGGGTGACCCGCGTGACCGTCGGTGCGGCGTTACGGGCGATTTCGACACCGGCGCGGGTCGAGCCGGTGAACGACACCATGTCCACGTCCGGATGCCCGGCCAGCGCCACCCCGACGCCCGGACCATCACCCTGCACGAGATTGAACACCCCGGCGGGAACACCGGCGGCATGCAGGACCTCGGTGAAGATGTGCGCCGAAAACGGCGCTACCTCTGAAGGTTTGAGAACCATTGTGCAACCGGTCGCCAGGGCCGGGAAAACCTTGACGGCAACCTGGTTCATCGGCCAGTTCCACGGTGTGATCAGTCCGCAGACCCCGATCGGCTCCTTCACGAAAAGGGTTGCGCCGCGTTGCTGCTCGAACGGGTAAGACTTGAGAACTTCGATGGCAGTGTTCAAATGCCCGAGCCCGAGTCCGACCTGCGGACCGGCGGCAAGTGTGACGGGCGCACCCATCTCCTCGGTGATCGCCTCGGCAAGATCATCGGCACGCTGCTGATATTCGGTGAGGATCCGCTGCAGGATATCGAGTCGTTGCTCGCGGGTGGTCAGCGACCAATCAGCGAAGGCTCGGCGGGCGGCGGCGACGGCCCGATCGACATCAGCGGCCGAACCGAGCGCGACCCTCCCGCAGACCTGCTCGGTGGCCGGATTTTCGACACCCAGTGTCTTGGGTTCGGCCGGATCCACCCACTGCCCGTCGATGTAGAGCTTGAGGTATTGACGCATCATTGGGTTCCTTCCGCGTACCAGGTTCGAAATTCGTCGTAGCTTGGCATCTCCTCAGAATTCACCTTCGGGTCGATCGGCACATGGATGACGCCGACTTTGCCGCTGGCATAAGCTCGTTCGATCGCCGGGCCGATGTCCTGGCCGTGCTCGATGTATTCGCCGCGGCAGCCGAAGCCCTCGGCGACCTTGTCGAAGCGCACATCTCTGCTCCAGTGCACGCCGGTCTCCAACGACCCCTGACCGAAAGTGCGTTTATACACGCCAACCTCCAGGCCCCACTGGTGGTCGACGCCCACCACGCACACCAGCGGAAGATTCAGGCGCGCAGCGGTTTCCAGTTCGGCGATGTGGAACATGAATGACGAGTCGCTGGTCAGCAGCATCACCGGCCGCTTGCGGCCGTCCGCCACCGACGCACCGATGGCGTAGGGCAGACCGGTCCCGATGTGGCCGAAGTTCTGGTTCCAGATCACATCGTGCGGCTTTGCCTGCGAGTAGGTCCAGCCGAATATGACCGTCGCGCCGCCGTCGCGCACCATGATCCCATCGGCGGGGAACGCTTTTGTCGCCTCGACGACGAAACGCGCTGTGTGCACGGGTGTTCCGGACGGAGCGGTTTTCGCCAGTTCGGCCAGCCGCGCCGCATCCTGCTTGACCCATCCCTCGAGCTGTGGGGAGGCCGCGCGTGGCGAATCCTTGAGCGCGTCGACCAGCTGCGGCACGATCGCCCGCAGATCACCCACCAGCGGAACATCGATACGCCTGTTCACGCCGATCGCCGCCGGATCAAGTTCGACGCCGATCCATTTGCGGTGGGCATCGTTGGCGGCCCAGTGACGCCCCTTGCCGTAATGGACCGGCTCGCCGAGCTCGGTGCCAATGGCGATACATAGATCGGACTTCACCACCGCCTCGACGGCCGAGGGAGAAAATCCGTAGGGAAAAGTACGGTCCTCGAGGCCCTTGATGAACGCGGTCCCCCCGGACGTCTGGATCACCGGGCAATTCACCAGTTTCGCGAGCGCCTCGACCGATTCTCCGGCGCGTGCGCACTGCACAGCGTGACCGACCAACAGAATCGGTTGGTTCGCCTTTTTGATCAGCTCCAGCGCCTTATCGACCATCTGCGCGCTGGCACCCTGGTTCACCAAGCGGTAGGCGTCGGGTGCCAGCGGTTGGGCCACGTCGAGTTCTGCAGTGATCACGTGTGCCGGGTATTCGATGTAAGCCGGTCCGGGTGTATCCGTCTGCGTGCGTCGCAGCGCTTCGCGGACGATCTCATCGGTCTGGTCTGCGTATTCGATGCTGGCTGCATACTTGACCGACGGCGCGAGAAGCGGTGTCTGCGACACGAATTGAATGCGGCCGCGTCGCACACGCTGTTCGGTGATCCGGGCCCGCTGACCGCCGAGAAAGATGACCGGTGAGTTCTCGACTTTCGCGCACATCATGGCGCCGGCGAGATTGGCAAGCCCCGGCCCGAGCGTGCCGATACACAGACCAGGCCTGCCCGTCATGCGCGAGACGGCCTCGGCCATGAACCCAGCGCATTCTTCGTGGTGCGGGGCGACGACATCCCACCCCCGTTGCTCGGCCGCGTGGAACATGTGCACAAAATTCGGGTCCGGGATGCCGAAGAGGGTTTTGATGCCCTCCGCCTCGAACAGCTCCAGGATGCGCTCGTAGACCTTGACAGTCATGATCGGATTTCCCCAGCTCCTTCTGCAGGGCGGATTCTGCACGTCTTGAAAGCCGGCCGCCATCCATCGCCACGTGCCCTTGCCGACGCCACATGACGTTGGTGGCTGGTCGATGTTGAAGCAACTAATTGTCCGGACAATATGTCATTCCTTAATAACCTGGTGCTGATCGTTGCGGGCAGCCCTTCGGCCATAATTCACCCTCCCGATACCCTGGTCAAGGGTGTGATGCCAGGCTGAAGTGCTCATAGCGGATGAGTCGGGATGTCCACGCCCCAAGGCACGGCGACAACTCTCTGGTGTGGGCATTATTGTATGGACCAGCTCCGGCTACTAGGCGTCCGGGCCAACACCTCGGGCCGGCTCGCAGATACGAATGCTGTGCGTCATGGCAGCTTTGTATACTACTTGACAGTATCAGAGATTGCAGTCGACTGCAAAGGTTTTCTACCGGCATGCGAAGCCGACGCTTGAGGCACAGCAGGGCCCAGTGTCAGGCCCCCTGTTTGGTTTTGTGCCGCTCAGAGATCGTCCGATGCGGGCTGGTCAGCGTGGTCCTCCCACAGCGGGGCCCAGTCAAAGGTCCAGATCCGCGAATAGCCCAAATCTTCGGCCAGAACGGCAAGTTCGCTGAATGCGGGTCCGGGCGGCGGCCCGCATGAGACCTCGATAGTCACTGACGCGGCATCAGGTGTTGATAGGAGTGGGGTTGTTCCACTCCAGGAGTTCGATGCGGTTACCGTCGGGATCGGTCAGAAAGACCAGGTCGTAGCCGACGTCATCGTTTCTGACCGATGTGCGGGTCGATTCAATGACCGTTGCGCCGTGGGCGACCAGTCGGGCTTCGGCACTGGGGAGATCGTCGACTTCGAACGACAGGTGCGTCAGACCCACCTGGTTGCGCGTGCCCGGCGGAGCGCCGACACAGCCGGGCTCAGCCCACCACAGTAGCTCCAGCCGAAAACCGTCCTTGGTGATCATCTGCGAGGTTAGCTGCGTGCTGCCCGTGATTTCGGCGGCCCCCGCCACTTCTGCTCCGGCGTCGTAGGTTTCGGCAACCTCAAAGCCGAGGCCTTCGGTGTAGAAGCGCAGCGATGTCCTCAGGTCCGCAACGCATAAGCCAACATGGGAAACACTGAGCTCTGTCATCGATTCATCCCGAAGTCTGTGCCCGACAACGATACGAACGGACTCTCGCATCGCGTCTGTCTTCGGCGATGCATGCCGGCAGGCTCCGGGCGGATGGCCTGCGCGATCGCCGCATCGTCGAAGCGGTTCATGGTTGCGAACTCCCGTATCCACCCATCAGGCGAAGGGTTCCTCACCTTGCAGTTTGGTCCGGTGCAATAGCCGCCCGGACTTCGCATCGTAGGGCGTGGCGCGGTGCATTGTGCCGGTGTTGTCCCAGATCACCAGGTCGCCAACGGTCCATTTATGGCGGTAGACAAACTGTGGCTGGGTCGCCCAATCACGAAGCTGCACAAGCAGTTCAGC is drawn from Mycobacterium branderi and contains these coding sequences:
- a CDS encoding aldehyde dehydrogenase family protein: MRQYLKLYIDGQWVDPAEPKTLGVENPATEQVCGRVALGSAADVDRAVAAARRAFADWSLTTREQRLDILQRILTEYQQRADDLAEAITEEMGAPVTLAAGPQVGLGLGHLNTAIEVLKSYPFEQQRGATLFVKEPIGVCGLITPWNWPMNQVAVKVFPALATGCTMVLKPSEVAPFSAHIFTEVLHAAGVPAGVFNLVQGDGPGVGVALAGHPDVDMVSFTGSTRAGVEIARNAAPTVTRVTQELGGKGPNIILDDAAFAANVGSGVANLMSNSGQSCSAPSRMLVPSARMDEAADVAREATEKLTVGDPTGDVALGPVVSRAQFDKIQSLIQKGIDEGATLVTGGTGRPDGLETGYYIKPTVFANVSNEMTIAREEIFGPVLAILGYDNVDDAVEIANDTDYGLAGYVAANDLEKAQAVARRLRSGWVVINDGFDFHAGFGGYKRSGNGREWGEFGFHEYLETKAILGYAPESAG
- a CDS encoding thiamine pyrophosphate-binding protein — its product is MTVKVYERILELFEAEGIKTLFGIPDPNFVHMFHAAEQRGWDVVAPHHEECAGFMAEAVSRMTGRPGLCIGTLGPGLANLAGAMMCAKVENSPVIFLGGQRARITEQRVRRGRIQFVSQTPLLAPSVKYAASIEYADQTDEIVREALRRTQTDTPGPAYIEYPAHVITAELDVAQPLAPDAYRLVNQGASAQMVDKALELIKKANQPILLVGHAVQCARAGESVEALAKLVNCPVIQTSGGTAFIKGLEDRTFPYGFSPSAVEAVVKSDLCIAIGTELGEPVHYGKGRHWAANDAHRKWIGVELDPAAIGVNRRIDVPLVGDLRAIVPQLVDALKDSPRAASPQLEGWVKQDAARLAELAKTAPSGTPVHTARFVVEATKAFPADGIMVRDGGATVIFGWTYSQAKPHDVIWNQNFGHIGTGLPYAIGASVADGRKRPVMLLTSDSSFMFHIAELETAARLNLPLVCVVGVDHQWGLEVGVYKRTFGQGSLETGVHWSRDVRFDKVAEGFGCRGEYIEHGQDIGPAIERAYASGKVGVIHVPIDPKVNSEEMPSYDEFRTWYAEGTQ
- a CDS encoding VOC family protein — its product is MTELSVSHVGLCVADLRTSLRFYTEGLGFEVAETYDAGAEVAGAAEITGSTQLTSQMITKDGFRLELLWWAEPGCVGAPPGTRNQVGLTHLSFEVDDLPSAEARLVAHGATVIESTRTSVRNDDVGYDLVFLTDPDGNRIELLEWNNPTPINT